In Candidatus Woesearchaeota archaeon, the genomic stretch GGCAGCCCAAAGGCTAAAGCAATACCCAAAATCAAAGGTTCTTTTTATTGGCCCTACAAGGCCGCTAATTGAGCAGTACAGGCAGGTTTTTGAAAAGCATTTTGAGATTTCCGGGGATAAAATGGCGGTCTTTACAGGACATGTGCAGCCAAAGAAAAGGGCAGAATTGTGGAAAAAAGCACAGATAATATTTTCAACACCCCAAGGACTGGAGAATGATATTATCTCCAATAGGATAAAATTAGAGGAAGTTTCCTTGCTGGGGGTGGATGAAGCCCATCGCGCAGTGGGTGATTATGCCTATGTGTTTGTTGCAAAACAATACGTGAAAAAAGCTGCACATCCGAGAATTCTTGGCCTGACAGCTTCGCCCGGCTCGGATATGGACAAGATAGGGGAGGTTATCAAGAATCTCCATATTGAGGAGATTGAAGTAAGGACTGATGAAGACCCTGATGTCAAGCAATATATCCAGGAGATAGAAATAGAGTGGGTGAAGGTAGAGCTGCCCCCTATTTTCATGGAAGTTAAGAAATACCTTGATGATTTCATAAGTAGCAGGCTGAGCAAGCTAAAAAAGTGGGGGATACTGCACAGGGCCAGCTTAAAATTTGTAAATAAAAAGGACTTATTGGGATTACAGGCCCAGCTAAGAGGGAGAGCTGCCCAAGGTGAGAAGGATTTTGTGCTTTGGAATTCTATTTCCTTGCTGGCTGAGATTATGAAAGTGCAGCATGCGCTGGAGCTTCTTGAGACGCAGGGGGTAATCTCACTGCATACGTATCTTAACAAATTGGAAAGAGAGGGTTATACCTCCAAGGTAAAAGCAGTAAAGAATCTGGTCAAAGACCTGAATTTTCGCTCTGCTCTTATAAAGACAGAGGCATTATTTGAACAAAAAGCAGAGCATCCGAAATTAATAGAGCTGCAGAGGCTAGTCGAAAAAGAATTCAATAAGAATAAAGATACAAAAATAATCGTTTTCAACCAGTACAGGGATAATGCTGCAGACATAGCTGAAAAATTGAATAATCTTTCTGGAATAAAGGCGAGGCTTTTTATAGGGCAGATGAAGAAAGGCGAAACCGGCTTGAGCCAAAAAAATCAGAAGGAGATGCTTGATCAGTTTCGGGCTTCAGAATTCAATGTTCTTGTAGCTACCTCGGTAGGGGAGGAGGGACTGGACATTCCAAGGGTTGATTTAGTTATCTTCTACGAGCCTGTTCCCTCAGCTATCAGGCATATCCAGAGGAAAGGAAGGACAGGAAGGCAGGAAAAAGGAAGGGTCATAATCCTTATGGCAGAGGGAACGCGAGATGTTGGCTATAAATGGTCTGCACACCATAAGCAGAAGAGGATGTATTCAAACCTTAAGGGTCTTAAGAAAAGGCTTTCTTCCCTACTAGGAACAAAAAAAGATGCAACCCTGAATAAATTCATTCCTGACCAGGAAAAGGTTAAGATATATGCAGATTACCGTGAAAAGGGCAGCGGAGTTATAAAGCAGCTTGTAGAGCTGGATGCCCTTTTAGAGCTTGAACAACTAGAGTTTGCAGATTATATTTTAAGCTCAAGAGCCGGCGTGGAGTTCAAGACAGTCGAGGATTTTGTACAATCTATACTAGATGGCAGAATCATGGATCAGATCAGGGAATTAAAAAGGAATTTCGAAAGGCCCATTGTCATAATTGAGGGCATAAATGATATCTATTCAGTAAGAAATATCCATCCTAATGCAATAAGGGGAATGATAGCTAACATAATAGTAAGCTACGGCATTCCGCTGGTTTACACAAAATCCACGGTGGAAACGGCATCACTGCTTTATATAATTGCGAAGAGGGAGCAGGAAGAGTTTACAAGGAATTTCATGCCGCACTCTATGAAGCGCGTACAAGACACCAAATGGCTCCAGGAGTATATTGTGAGCTCTTTTCCGGGTATAGGCGCTACTTTAGCTAAGCCTTTGCTTAGGCATTTTGGCTCGATTAAAAAAATAGTCAATGCTTCTGTAGATGAGCTAAAAGAAGTTGAATTGATTGGGAAAAAAAAGGCTGAAAAGATCAGGAGGGTTTTGGATGGGGAGTGGGAGAGTTAGTGTGCTATCACCTGACTTTTCAGAACTGCATCGACCTAAGCTTTTTCACACGATTGGCAACACTAGGATGTGTGCTGAATAAATTTACAAAGATTCCTTTTCTAAGCGGATTTACGATAAAGAGATGCGCTGTGGTTTCTGTTGTGCTTGTCGGCCTTAGAGGCATGCGCTTAGCTCCTTTCTCAAGTTTTTCCAGCGCCGAAGCTAAACCAGATCCTGAACGAAGAATTCTTGCAGCACCTTCATCCGCCATATATTCCCTTGAGCGTGAGATGGCAAGCTGTATTATGGTAGCCAAGATGGGTGTTAGAATAGCTAATACTAGAAGTTCTATTGTGTTTCCGCCATCTCGGTCTCTGCCCCCCATACCTCCGAATAAAGCAGCCCATCTTGCCATGAATGCAACATAAGATATCACTCCGGCTATAGTGGCAGATATACTTTGTATGAGGGTGTCTCGATTCTTTATGTGTGAAACTTCGTGCGCCATTACCCCTTTAAGTTCTGAATCACCTAATGCATTTAATATGCCTTCGGTAGCGGCTACAGCCGCATGGTTCACATTTCGGCCTGTGGCGAAGGCGTTCAGAATTTGAGACGGAATAATGTAAACTTTCGGCATGGGAATCTTAGACAATTGAGCAACTTCCTTTACAATTTTAAACAGCCTCGGATTATCTGACTCTCTTATTTCCTTGGCCCTGTAAATTTTAAGGACAATCTTATCAGAAAACCAATAAGAGCCAAAGTTCATCAGGATTGCAAAGATAAAAGCAAGGGCCATTCCTGAATAGCCCCAGAAGGAACCAATCCAGATTAATATTCCTGTAAGTGCTCCTAATAGAATTACAGTTCTGAATTGATTTTGGAATGACATATTTATCCACTTTTTATATGTAGTATTTCTTACTATATAAGGCTTATGAATGATGGCTTATATGTTTATTATTATTTTCTTGTCTTTTTCGTCTATACTTTTTATTACATTATGGCCCTTAAGCTTCTCTTTGATTTCAGAAAAAGAGTATTTTTGCCTTGCCTTGTTGAGCTCTCTCAGTATCTGCTCAATCACGGTATAATTCTCATAGATTAATTCGCCTTTTCTATTGTTCTGTTCTGATTTTTTTTCCAGATTTTTTATCTGGCCTTTCTGCTGCTCTATTATTTTATTAGTCTTGTCTATCAGCTGCTGGTGCTTTGATACAAATTCCTCTTTCTCGGCATATTCCTCCTTAAAGAAAAAATCGAACGCAGAATTAAAAGAGGGCAATGATTTTTTTTCCAGATTTTTGTATATCTCTAATTCAAAAGGGACTATGTCTTTTATGCTATTTTTTTGATATATTATAAAAGGACTTATTTTTTTTGCTATTATCTTACTGAAACTGCTGTAGAGAGATTCTTTTTCTGCTTTGGATAATCTTTTCTTATTTTTGCCTATGCCTGATAATATGCAGAGCTCCTCTGAATAGGTTCCGCCCAGACCGATATCCTTTGCAAGTTTCATGACTAATTGGCTATTTGAATCTATTGCCATGCAGAACTCATTCTTGCTTATCTTAAACAGCTCGAATTCTTTTTTAGGAAAGACATACCCCAAACCTTTCTTTATTTCCCTGTCTTTCCATTTCTGCTGCTGGAGTGCATTTATTATATTATTTTTACTGTCTGCAAGGATTATATTGCCCTTGCCGAATAATTCTATATAAAGATTTAATTTGCCTTCCTTGTTCTCGAATACGAGCCTGACAACCCTTTCCGAATGCTCCTGCTGGATTTCCCTTAAACGTGAGTTGCTTAACTTTTTCCTAAGGAACATGCAGAAACCAGAAGGAGAATCATAATTTTCCTTATATTCTGAAAGGAAAATAAATTTGCCAGAAATTACCCTCAACAGCTGCTTTCCTTTTGAAGCAACGTGAAACTGGAACAATAATTCCTCTTTCCTGGGATGATAAACCTTATCTACCCTGGCACCTTCTAAAAACTGCATTTCCTTTAATAGATAATGCAAATCTATAGAAGATATGTTAGATTTCATAATGAAGCGGAATAAAAAGAAGTATATAAAAGTTTATATAGAGAGAGAAAATTATGGGATTATAAAGGCAGGCTATTTTAATGAAGAGGCTGGTTATGCAAAGTTTGAATTATTATGTGCTAAAATTAAATCCGAATCATAAATTATTCAAAATCAAAGGGGCTTATATCTTCCTTTCCGTATTTTTGTTGCGCGTCTTTAAGCCTTTTTCTCTGCGCCTCTATATGGTCATGGAAAATTTTTGGAATTTCTTCTTCTGCCTTATAAATTTCTTCAATCCTGTCCATCTTGTGAAGCCATCTTTCAGCTCTTATGGAAAACTGGAACTCGTAATCCTCCTTTTTATATTCCCTGCCGAAAACCTGCTTAAAAAGGGATTTTAGGTCTTCATATTTGGGTATGTAACCAATAGGAGTTTCGATAGCAGAATATTCATTATGTATCCTTCCATCCATCCACATGAGCCAAACTTTCTTATCGACCTTTTCATTCACGAATTTTCCATCCTTTTTCAGGAAATAATTTGTGGCGAACACAAGCGGCTCCTTATCTAGGTCTTCGCCGAATTTTAAATGGTTTTTGATGTATACCCCTAATGGTACGACAAGAAAATCCATATTTGCCATTGGCGAAAGCTTTCTTACCCCTTCCTTGCCGAGAGTTGCGGATGTTGTCTCTGATTCAAGGCATGCACCTGTAAAAACACCATGAGGCCAGCCTAATGTCTGGAATACGGGGACTGAAGTGTCTGAGTCACGACCGCCATAGATAAATCCATTTATGGGAACGCCTTCAGGATCGTCTGCTTTTTCATCTGCATTGTCAAGCTCTGATATCCTGACTGTATAGCGGGCATTTTTATGCGCAGCAGTTACCTCGCTGCCGTCTTTGTCTTTCGTGCCTTCTTTCCATTCTCCGTAATGATTGGCGCCTGCTTTGGGCAGTTCTTTCCCCATATTAAGCCAATATGGATCACCATCGAGAGTAAGGACATTTGAAAAAATAAGCTCCCTGGGAGTTGTTAATACCTTGTATATTATCGGATCATCTACAGGATTCACATCAGTAATGATTCCGAAAATGCCCTGCTCTATATTTGCTGCATAGGCTTTTCCATCTTCTCCTGGCCGGATATATGCGATATCATCTCCCACTATAGTCTGGCCCGGAATCATGGCTGTTGAAGTTTTCCCGCAGGCGCTTGGAAAAGCCCCTGTAAAATATGTTATCCTGTTTTTTCCTTCGGGCTTAGCTCCCATGATAAACATATGC encodes the following:
- a CDS encoding DEAD/DEAH box helicase, which produces MIKDFQPRLYQQTIFATSIKYNTLVVLPTGMGKTNIFLMLAAQRLKQYPKSKVLFIGPTRPLIEQYRQVFEKHFEISGDKMAVFTGHVQPKKRAELWKKAQIIFSTPQGLENDIISNRIKLEEVSLLGVDEAHRAVGDYAYVFVAKQYVKKAAHPRILGLTASPGSDMDKIGEVIKNLHIEEIEVRTDEDPDVKQYIQEIEIEWVKVELPPIFMEVKKYLDDFISSRLSKLKKWGILHRASLKFVNKKDLLGLQAQLRGRAAQGEKDFVLWNSISLLAEIMKVQHALELLETQGVISLHTYLNKLEREGYTSKVKAVKNLVKDLNFRSALIKTEALFEQKAEHPKLIELQRLVEKEFNKNKDTKIIVFNQYRDNAADIAEKLNNLSGIKARLFIGQMKKGETGLSQKNQKEMLDQFRASEFNVLVATSVGEEGLDIPRVDLVIFYEPVPSAIRHIQRKGRTGRQEKGRVIILMAEGTRDVGYKWSAHHKQKRMYSNLKGLKKRLSSLLGTKKDATLNKFIPDQEKVKIYADYREKGSGVIKQLVELDALLELEQLEFADYILSSRAGVEFKTVEDFVQSILDGRIMDQIRELKRNFERPIVIIEGINDIYSVRNIHPNAIRGMIANIIVSYGIPLVYTKSTVETASLLYIIAKREQEEFTRNFMPHSMKRVQDTKWLQEYIVSSFPGIGATLAKPLLRHFGSIKKIVNASVDELKEVELIGKKKAEKIRRVLDGEWES
- a CDS encoding M48 family metalloprotease, which codes for MSFQNQFRTVILLGALTGILIWIGSFWGYSGMALAFIFAILMNFGSYWFSDKIVLKIYRAKEIRESDNPRLFKIVKEVAQLSKIPMPKVYIIPSQILNAFATGRNVNHAAVAATEGILNALGDSELKGVMAHEVSHIKNRDTLIQSISATIAGVISYVAFMARWAALFGGMGGRDRDGGNTIELLVLAILTPILATIIQLAISRSREYMADEGAARILRSGSGLASALEKLEKGAKRMPLRPTSTTETTAHLFIVNPLRKGIFVNLFSTHPSVANRVKKLRSMQF
- a CDS encoding phosphoenolpyruvate carboxykinase (GTP), translating into MNISREILDEKNLKKLSEINNKFVLEIVEKYTRLCRPAKVTVITDSKEDISYVRNLALENKEEKKLAMEGHTVHYDGYYDQARDKANTKVLVSKGRKLSRVINTGERDECLKEVHEYLDGAMKGKEMLVRFFCLGPLNSKFSISALQLTDSAYVAHSEDILYRSGYEQFKKQDKSKRDFFYFVHSAGELNERGNSRNISRRRIYIDVEEEQVFTVNNQYAGNSLGLKKLALRLAISKASREDWLCEHMFIMGAKPEGKNRITYFTGAFPSACGKTSTAMIPGQTIVGDDIAYIRPGEDGKAYAANIEQGIFGIITDVNPVDDPIIYKVLTTPRELIFSNVLTLDGDPYWLNMGKELPKAGANHYGEWKEGTKDKDGSEVTAAHKNARYTVRISELDNADEKADDPEGVPINGFIYGGRDSDTSVPVFQTLGWPHGVFTGACLESETTSATLGKEGVRKLSPMANMDFLVVPLGVYIKNHLKFGEDLDKEPLVFATNYFLKKDGKFVNEKVDKKVWLMWMDGRIHNEYSAIETPIGYIPKYEDLKSLFKQVFGREYKKEDYEFQFSIRAERWLHKMDRIEEIYKAEEEIPKIFHDHIEAQRKRLKDAQQKYGKEDISPFDFE